From the Lactuca sativa cultivar Salinas chromosome 9, Lsat_Salinas_v11, whole genome shotgun sequence genome, the window CATGTTCCTCAACCACAATTGCTACAGGTGAAACATGAACTTCTTCATTCTCAGGCTCTGAAACTGAGATCACAACATCTTCAGTTTCTGCTGGATTAGAAAGATTGTCTGATTTCGATTGATCACTATCGTCAGCAAATATTCCAaattttatcaaaggaaattTCCCTTCAAAGACAAATTTTCCGGCTCTATTCTGTTTCATTAAGCCAAAAGCACTCGGACCAACATACTTGAGATCTAGAGTTTCATTTCCTCTTTCGATCTCGAGATGCATGACATTAAAGATGATTTATAGAAACCTCGGATACATCAAGAACTTTTCCCTCTTGTTTCCCTCAATATTGAGAATCAATTCATGCAgaataaatttgaaaaattaaaatcaatCCCTGACGCCAAGGCTGCATTGGCTTCTGTGTTGAAGAGAGAAATCTCGTTGGGACCTGATCTCCTTCCGGAAATACAGCTCACAAACACATGAGCTAAGTACTTCTAGCAAGGAGGTAGTAAATTCTTGATGGTAGGAGGAAATGATCCTTAATAACTCCTATGGTCTAGGACTTCTTTGGTTTGTTCCAGATCAATTTCCATGGAGAATTCAGGCCTATCATTGATTTGCAACGATTCTCGAATAACATGTTTTATGATCAGGATTTTCTTGCCTTGTATAGTTGCCTCAAGGTATTTCTCTCTTTTGTCATCTCTCTTAACAATTGCGCTTCTCCAAAATTCCTTGATCAAGCTTTGATAGATCACCGGACCAATCGTGAAAGCAGAAACCAAGCAACATTTTCTTAGGCCATCAATGATGAATTTGAGATCATTGTGGGCAGCCGGATGATCTTCTATAAAAATGGCTGAATTGTGTACCTTTGCAAACTCAAGATCTCCCATGTTAATTTGAAAAATACAAGCAAAAATTAAAACATTAGAAAAATTAAGAGAATTCGCACTAAACAAAAATTCTTGTCAATTTTAGGTGCACATCCATACACCTAGATCCAGCCACACACAATGTGTGCAACCGCACACAGTGTACAGCTGTACAAAGGTTCCAACCGCACATAGTGCTACCGCACACAGTACAAAGGTTCCAACCGCACACAGTGTACATCCATACACTGTCCAGCCACACACGGCGCGTGCGTCCGCACACGTACAAACGATACCGAAACCTTCAATTAACCATCGATTCAAGATCGTTTTTGCTTAAAAATTGCATAATGGGAGTCAATTTCATGGTACTTACGATTATGAGGATTCGATTTCACGAAATTGAGAGTTTTTATGGATTttggtgagagagagagagagaggaggaggaggcagTGTGCGGTCGGAGGATGAAAAAGTAAACGTGTTTTGACCGCACACCCCTTTTATACCTTTTTAAAATTGGGCTGCCATTTACCATTCCTTAAAATAAAAGGCCAATActcaaatatatttaaaaaataaaaccttttgaggattaattacaaaataacaaaataaaaattaaaatattttctaagaataaCCAAtcgtaaaaagaaaataaaaataagaataaaaataaaaataaaaataaaaataaaaataaaatgatactAAAATTTGAGTTTATCCTAAATTTCATCTTTATATGAAATTAATAGCCTTTTGAGATgttggatcaaagttgttagacaaacATTCTCCATTTGTCAGTACCACTCCTTTCATAAATAGATCTGGtcgattgccagtattgtggtccacttaagcacgaaaaattgtgacaaattttggacatgctataagtgacaagacaagttgatcctatgttcctagataaaaatattcctaaggaccatttatctgacgatgaccaaggatattgttgtccacctaaattgagcagcgagatctacagacaatgtataattgttcaattttaactatactagaacgtgtttcccgcttcctgatataccccaataatcaagaaattccgagatactccttactttaggtgagtagacAATTATTATGAGAGGATAGATTTAGATTATGACTAACTAGAGTTtaagagggattgagaagtagaaggttgcatatgttgtgtaccaggtcggattgttaatcacacaaaggagacagcatatggctagcagataggaagaatttcatagatataagATGCGGAGAAATAGATTTgtatatgttgcagtccaggtcagATCTTTCGATAACACAGAgaaggcaacatatgactaacagtaagagagaaagaaaataattttctacaaacctactttatcagaattccccagtcgccctatcaataccggaattaaggacagaatccgtacatcgaggaaaaATTAAACcatagttctagatacgggttcctttaatgtgactggtggattcttatatatatctccctgctcaacctacccaagcGTCATATTTtcaggctaaacggaactatATAGGTCAAGATTGATCAAGTCTCttgattccttaagttcatctgcacctagtcaagtccattaaactttttgtgcctaccagcgcatcaaacacagagcctagacaattcaactttggtactttacacagactcaggttgcccgttatcacttgttgatatcacttcccaacacatcacttaacataaatttttgattttttttgatattctattgtttttggattttttttaattttctaattttgtttgttttttttgtttatttctccccctaaatttgtgcatgggagagaatgaaattaaaatgcTCAAATTTAAcctaaacaaaaattaatcctcaaaacgaatcatttttaaataatttaccagcacatcgaatcgagctttgttaaacggctttgtgaacaaatccgccacattattagaaGTGGGTACCTGTTCTAGCCGAATAAGCaagcgctcataacaatctctgataaaatgaattttgatgtcgatgtgcttggtttttgagtacTGGACCGGATTCTTAGCAATTTGGATTGcagcttcattatcacagaatatgggggtttcttgaaaattcaaaccgtaatccaacagctgatgttggatccatatgactTAAGAGCAACAGGCAGACGCAGCTACGTATTctgcttctgctgttgaggtcGAGACAGTATACTGCTTCTGGAATTGCCAAGATACCAGCCTGTCTCCTAGAAATTGATATCCACCTAAAgtcgatttcctgtcaagctcgcaATCACCATAATTGCTGTctgtaaaagcataaagatcataATCGGAATTTTTTGGATGCCACAGACCCACTTATGGGCtgcctttgagataccgaaaaattcttttaataGCAGTAAGATGAGATAGTTTAGGATTAGCTTGGTAGCGCGCGCATTGACAGACCGCAAACATGATGTCTGGGCAActtgcagttagatacatcagcgaTCCAATCGTTGATCTGTAGTCCGTTTGGTCTACGGATTCGCCTTCAAGATATGTGCATGGGAgagaatgaaattaaaatgcgcaaatttaacctaaacaaaaattaatcctcaaaacaaatcatttttaaataatttaccagcacatcgaatcgagctttgttaaacggctttgtgaacaaatccgccacattattagaaGTGGGTACCTGTTCTAGCCGAATAAGCaagcgctcataacaatctctgataaaatgaattttgatgtcgatgtgcttggtttttgagtgctgGACCAGATTCTTAGCAATTTGGATTGCggcttcattatcacagaatatgggggtttcttgaaaattcaaaccgtaatccaacaactgatgttggatccatatgactTAAGAGCAATAGGCAGACGCAGCTACGTATTTtgcttctgctgttgaggtcGAGACAGTATGCTGCTTCTTGAATTGCCAAGATACCAGCCTATCTCCTAAAAATTGATATCCACCTGAAgtcgatttcctgtcaagctcgcaATCACCATAATTGTtgtctgcaaaagcataaagatcaaaatCGGAATTTTTTGATACCACAGACCCAGTTATGGGCtgcctttgagataccgaaaaattcttttaataGCAGTAAGATGAgatagtttaggattagcctggtagcGCGCGCATTGACAGACCGCAAACATGATGTCTGGGCAACTTGTAGTTAGATACATCAGCGATCCAATCATTGATCTGTAATCCGTTTGGTCTATGGATTCGCCTTCAAGATCAGGAGTCAGTAGTGGTCTCTCCGCCATAGGCGTCAAAGCAGGTTTAACGTCTCTGAACCCGAACTTCTCGAGCATATCGTCCACATATTTGGCTTGATGAATCATGATTCCAGTTTAagattgtttgacctgaagccccaaaaacatggtcatttctcccaataAACTCATCTCGAAAGGCCTTTTCATGACTTTCTCGAACTCCTTGCAAAGCTAAGGACTCGTCAacccgaaaatgatatcatctATATTTGGACTAGAATTTGGTCTCTGCCgacatgcttgatgaataaagtttgatcgatagtgccgcgGGAATAGCCATGATCGAGCAAGTGTTGTGTGAGGGTAGCATACCATGCACTGGGAGCTTGATGCAATCCATACAAAGCCTTGTCTAACTTATAGACATGGTTAGGAAGTTTTGAGTtaacaaacccaggaggttggtCAACATAAATTTCCTCCTTCACCTTGCCGCACAAGAAAGCcatcttgacgtccatttgatatacggtgaagttcatgtaggaagtgTAAGTGAGAAAGATACGAATGGCTTCCAAGCGCGCCATCGGAGCATAAACTtctgtataatcaagaccctcaatttTCCTGAACCCACAGACCACCAATCTCGCCTTATTACGTACAATAACACCCGAATCATCGTGCTTGTTTCGAAACACCCATCTAGTGTCAAGAGATTTCTTGCCTTTAGGCAactcaaccaacttccaaactCTGATCCTTTCGAATTAATTGAGCTCGTCATCCAtggcatctacccagctgggctcattcaaagccataTCGATGTTcatgggctctatttgagaaatgAAGCAAGAATAAAGACATGTGTAgacgtctccactctgacttctcgtTTGAACTCCGTCGCCCAACTTGCCAATGACGTTTTCTATCGGATGATCGCGCTGTATGCGAGAGGGGATTTCCTGACTGATGTCATTGAATGAGACGAGAAGATTATGAATATTAACAGCTCCGTCATGTGCTGAAGAATTCACGGTAGACGTACCAGCCTCGTGCGTTGGATTTGCTACAAACTCATCTGCGATCTGTTCAAGAAAGAGAAGTTCCATTAGATTTTGAGTGACAGCGGAAGTATCTtggttcatgaactctctttcaagtGGAGTTAGAGGAGTAGCATCAACATCTGGAGCAGATTGATATGTTGAGGACTCGGAAGAGGTGATTGGAACAGATCACACCACCGGGGAATCAGTAGCAGAAACCAATGGCGGTCTGTAGATAAcctcttcatcttcgtcttcaaTGATAGTCTTCGAGCCAGAAGTAGACCCAGCTTGGTTATCAGATGACACACTAAAAGATTTGAATAGAGATGTGTAGTCAAATAGCCAATCTGGACCCACCCTagcgtctgtctcattctctttAAGCCAGCGAACATCGAAAGACTCCACGATTTGCTTCGTCTTCTTGTTGTAAACCCGGTAAGCAGTACGAGCAGCGTATTCGACAAAGTAGCaatcatcagctttggcattgaactttgggttggattccaagtggagaagggtgcaaggacaacCAAATACTCGGAAATGGCTGACAGATGGTTTGTGTCCATAGAGAATTTCATATGGTGTTTTCATCTGGGCTTTGTTGATCAGGACACGATTTTGAACGTAACAAGCTGTGTTGATCGCCTccgcccaaaagaaaactggaagTCTAGAATCACAAAGCATCGTCCTAGCAGCGTCTTGTAATGTCCGATTCCTCCACTCAGCaacaccgttctgttgtggtgtccGGACAAAACTGAATTGACGCACGATCCCTTTCTCagcgcaaaaatgatcaagaacagcgtttttgaactctgttccattgtCTGTACGAAGCGCTTTCACTTGGTTGCTGGTTTGGTTCTCGATCATCGCAATGAACTTCTTGATAAGATCAGCGATCCCAGCTTTGTTGGACAGAAATAAGACCCACGTGAAACGAGAGAAATCGTCTATCACAACGAGAAAATATGAATTTCGGTTGATGCTGAGAACGTTGACCAGAACAAATAAGTCCATACGCAACAATTGGAGCACCTGATTGATGGAGTTGGCCTGCTTTGGCAGATGTGGTTTccgatgatgttttccttgagcacaGGAAACACATTTCTCAAAAGTAATAAAATCTCTGACAGGCAGCCATCGGACCATTTCGTTCTTAGCAAGACGATTCATATTCTTTGCATTTGCATGGCCAAGTCGACGATGCCACAACGTAGCATTTTGTTTAGAGACTTTATAAAAGAGACAAGTAACTTCATCGGGAACATTACTGTTCATGTCGATAatataggcattcccatcccgcTTTGATTTTACGAGAATCCACTCCTCCGGGATGACAATGCCTGGTTTTAAGATCAGACATTCTTTATCGGTGAAGTATGTCGAATAACCTTTGTCACATATTTGGGAAACACTCAACAGActatgctttaactcgggagcatAGTTAACATTCTCAAAACGTAGCACTCCATTAGAAACAGTTCCTTTCTAAGTGATCTTTCCTCCTTTTCCGCCCGCGAATGAAACATATCCCTCATTAAATGTTTTAATTTCGTGCAGTTGGGAGATATCTCCAGTCATGTGTCAGGAGCAGCTGCTGTCGACATACCAGGGTCTGACGAAATTCCtacgcaactgtccctgcacgatgagcagaattatttagatttgggaacccaggtcgtTACAGTCCTAGGTTGACCCTTATCTTTCATAGATTCAtttttcaaattttcttttgGTTTTTCTTTTTCAGCAGATACAGAGGAGGATGATGACCGATCAGATTTTAATTTTGGCGTCCATTGATATTTAGGTTTTGAAACAGTTTTCCTTTTAGTTTGCTTTGAGCAGGTGGTTTTTCTACTCGAAGAGTTGAAGATCCAGACCTGCTTTTTGACGAAATCGACTTTAGCTTGGCTTGGGTCAATTTTGACGAAATCTAGTCATCATCTCGAAAGCgagttcttgaggattttctaattaaagaTCGTCCTCTAGACTCATTCTCTCCCCTCTTTGACATGTGATGTATAAACCTCCGATTTAAAAAATTTCTAGCAATACGACCAGCAGTACCACAATTGAAACATATTTGTTTATTATCATTGGATTGCGTACTGTTCTTGTTAGATTTctggtttttattatgttttctaACATTTTCACATTTGCACGATCAAGTACTAGATTATGTAGCAAACATGGAAGATGTAAAAGCATTCGAATCAGATTGTTCAATTTTATCAGAAACAACACCATCCTTTTCAAAGTTATCAATGCAAAATAGCACACCACCAGAAACAAAAATTTTAGAGTTTGAATTTAACATAGATTCATCACACAATTCAACACCAAATTTGGTCATAGAATTATTCGACTCAGACTTTTCAGCTTCTTGATCCCCCTGAACTACTGACTTATCTGCACTTgaggtagaaatgttagtatccaAGATTTTATCAATAGTCTGTGTTGCTTGTTCAGAAGCTGACTTCCCATAAACCATGAAAGGTTCTCTAtcaatttcttcttgagacaAAGGAATAGCAGTGTAATTATGATTGAAGGGAGGCGGGACACACTCAAATCCTAATCCTACTTTTATTTGATTACCACGAGTAATATCCTTCCATTGCATCTGTTCTTCTATCATTTTTGCAACAACTTCACTTGACCCATtgaatttgttaaaaataaattcagcATTTTCAATACGATTTTTCAATGAGTCAAGTTCAGCGGTTATAGGAGAAAACtttcttttgagatgatcataGTTCTCGCATTTGTTGTTGTAATCCTCTTGCAGTTTCTTAAAgtcctttgttttattttctaattgcATCTTTAAAGGCTTTTGATTTTTCCTAAGTGTGTAaccctcatatttaaggtcctcgttCTCTCTCTTGATTAATTCAATTTGGTCTCATAAAAATTTAACGGTTTTAATACAAGATTGAGAGCAACCAAATTCACTAACCTCGGGTTTGGTAGGCTCTGGAGTGGTTTGCACCATGAATGCAAACTGAAGATTCATCATCGCTTCTTCAGGACCCGTCTCTGTTTCTTCTTCCACACCATTTTCGATCTGCAAAGATGAGAATTTTCAGGTCCTGAAATATTCAGAGCCTGAACTTGGTCTTCCCAATTAAATGATTGAGCCACCATCGCCAAGTTAGCAGTCTGGTTGCTTGAAGAAGATCCCTTGTTGACATATGTCACCGGCACCATGGTTCGTTCTGAGCTCTCTCTTTGATCTGGTTTTGGATATTCCCTTGCAAAAGGCCCACGCTCATGACAATTATAACATCTCAGTTTTCCCTTGTTGAATCCAACTTTCTTATCGGAATTCACACTCCAATTGTTCTTTCTTATTTTCTTGGAGAACTACTTTGCCATGAAGACCGCCATGGCCATCTTCCATGTAATGTCCATCTCTTCCACAACCTCAGGATGGATCTGGTCTTGGTCAGCAAATGAGAGTTGTGGAGAGAGTTCTCCTGCCACGAAAGCGTTGTAGCAGTTTTACCAAACCAGTGGCGAGGGCCaaattttcttccttttcttttgaAGATGCGACTTGAGGACTGACTTCATGAGATTGAACTGGTGCAGCTATGGATGAACCAACTTGTTGAGCTGAAGTTTGAGATTGAGAAACTTGAATGTGTTGCATTTGAGGTGTAATTTATGAAATGGGCTGATGAGTCACATAGGGTTGAATATGAGCAACATGAACTTGAGGACTTTGAGGAGTAGAAAAGCTTGAGAAAGTAGTGTTGTTGGTGGTTTGGATCCTAAGATTTGCTGTGGAGTATGAATTGACATGGTTAATATCCCTTTGCTTATCATCGAGATCACAAGCTTTGATGATCGCCATCGTTTCAGCCAAACTTAAACGGTTTAAATCTTTGGTCTTCTTAGTCACTGAGACATCCATATCCCAGGATTTTGGCAGAGAATTCAAAAGCTTTTTGTTGATTTCCGATCTTGTAACCATTACACCAACATAACTCATTTATGTGGTGAGTGTGATAAACCTTTGCGACTGAGTCTCAAGTGTTTCTCCCAAGACATAGTTGAACATACTGAACTTTTGTCGCAGCATGTCTTGGTGACTCTGTTTCATGTTTTCATTGCCCTCACAGACTTCTATAAGTGCTTCCCATAAGGCCTTTGCTGATGTATACTAACGAAAACCTTGAGCGATTTCTAGAGATAATGCCACGGTTAGTGTAGCAAGAGCCTCTTCCTGCTCCTCGACTCTCTCAAAATCATCATCAGTGTAGTTCTCAACTTACTTATCAGTAATGGTTCCATCTTCCAAAGTAGTTGTAATGCGGATCGGTCCTCTAAGAATACTTCGCCATATTTtgaaatccttcattttgatgtacttCTCGATCCGATATTTCCATTATGGAAATCCTTCCGCAGATAACAGTCGTGGAATTCGAGAAGTAGTTCCCATAATTGCATCCAATTTATGATGAGATGACATGATTTGAGATTCCATGTTTTAGAAATCAATCAAAACTTCGTTAATTAGGATGAGTGCAACCGCACACTTTAGCTGCACACTTCAACTGCACACACTTCAACCGCACACACCAACAGTACACTCCAACCGTACACTCAACTGCACACACTGGTtgcacactcaaccgcacacacTGGCTGCACACTCAACCACACACCTTCAAACTTTCTACCGTACTCCTTCAAACTTCAATCACACATAAAAAATACCAGATTTTGAATGAGTTCTGATTTCAAACTTGTTAAAACCAGTGATTAGTAGCAGTTTCTTGATCAAAGAGTCTGAATGCACTTCAAAAACAACAAACTTTCTCAACCGCACACTCTAAAATGCTTCAAATTGATActgaattggctctgataccaattgtaagtccttgATCTGTAGATCCAAATCACTAGTCAATGAATTACAAGCAATCAATCAGAGTTTAGAAGGAGTAGAATGAGaataacatcaagcatgcacacatctattacacataaatgtcaggtacaccttgaaagacacacatacacata encodes:
- the LOC111893396 gene encoding uncharacterized protein LOC111893396, whose translation is MIHQAKYVDDMLEKFGFRDVKPALTPMAERPLLTPDLEGESIDQTDYRSMIGSLMQPITGSVVSKNSDFDLYAFADNNYGDCELDRKSTSGGYQFLGDRLVSWQFKKQHTVSTSTAEAKYVAASAYCS